In Curtobacterium sp. TC1, the following proteins share a genomic window:
- the dnaA gene encoding chromosomal replication initiator protein DnaA, with protein sequence MTMPADPVEDLWSSVLGILAEDPRITPQLHGFLNLVEPKGVLAGTLYLEVPNDLTRGMLEQRIRIPITEAVARIGDDTVANFAITVNPDMASEPRVDPNVPEYAEPVQEAVEQSAAPRQYIEAPFVPSQIDSPGTSGRPESRLNPKYNFDNFVIGSSNRFAHAAAVAVAEAPAKAYNPLFIYGDSGLGKTHLLHAIGHYAESLYPGIRVRYVSSEEFTNDFINSIANNRSNQFQQRYRDIDILLIDDIQFLQGKDSTQEAFFHTFNTLHDHNKQVVITSDVAPKHLTGFEDRMRSRFEWGLITDVQAPELETRIAILRKKAQSDHLQVPDDILEFMASKVSSNIRELEGTLIRVTAFASLNRTAVDMALVQTVLKDLITLDEDNVVAPTDIINHTAEYFKLSVDDLYGSSRSQAIATARQIAMYLCRELTSLSLPKIGQLFGNRDHTTVMYANKKITELMKERRSIYNQVTELTSRIKQDRRYR encoded by the coding sequence ATGACGATGCCGGCCGACCCCGTCGAGGACCTCTGGTCATCCGTACTCGGAATCCTCGCCGAGGACCCCCGCATCACGCCGCAGCTCCACGGGTTCCTCAACCTGGTCGAACCGAAGGGCGTCCTCGCCGGCACCCTGTACCTCGAGGTCCCCAACGACCTGACCCGCGGCATGCTCGAGCAGCGGATCCGCATCCCGATCACCGAGGCCGTCGCACGCATCGGGGACGACACGGTCGCGAACTTCGCCATCACCGTGAACCCGGACATGGCGTCCGAACCGCGCGTCGACCCGAACGTGCCGGAGTACGCCGAGCCCGTGCAGGAAGCGGTGGAGCAGAGCGCCGCACCCCGCCAGTACATCGAGGCACCCTTCGTCCCGAGCCAGATCGACTCCCCGGGCACGAGCGGACGGCCCGAGTCGCGGCTCAACCCGAAGTACAACTTCGACAACTTCGTCATCGGCTCGTCGAACCGCTTCGCGCACGCCGCAGCGGTCGCGGTCGCCGAGGCACCGGCGAAGGCCTACAACCCCCTCTTCATCTACGGCGACTCCGGGCTGGGCAAGACCCACCTGCTCCACGCCATCGGGCACTACGCCGAGAGCCTCTACCCGGGGATCCGCGTCCGGTACGTGTCGAGCGAGGAGTTCACCAACGACTTCATCAACTCGATCGCGAACAACCGCTCGAACCAGTTCCAGCAGCGCTACCGCGACATCGACATCCTGCTCATCGACGACATCCAGTTCCTGCAGGGGAAGGACTCCACGCAGGAGGCCTTCTTCCACACGTTCAACACGCTGCACGACCACAACAAGCAGGTCGTCATCACGTCCGACGTGGCACCGAAGCACCTGACCGGGTTCGAGGACCGCATGCGCTCCCGCTTCGAGTGGGGCCTGATCACCGACGTGCAGGCGCCCGAGCTCGAGACGCGCATCGCGATCCTCCGCAAGAAGGCGCAGTCCGACCACCTGCAGGTACCCGACGACATCCTCGAGTTCATGGCGTCGAAGGTGTCGAGCAACATCCGCGAGCTCGAGGGGACGCTCATCCGCGTCACGGCGTTCGCGAGCCTGAACCGGACGGCCGTCGACATGGCCCTGGTGCAGACCGTCCTCAAGGACCTGATCACCCTCGACGAGGACAACGTCGTCGCGCCGACGGACATCATCAACCACACCGCGGAGTACTTCAAGCTCTCCGTCGACGACCTGTACGGCTCGTCCCGGTCCCAGGCGATCGCCACCGCTCGGCAGATCGCGATGTACCTGTGCCGCGAGCTCACGAGCCTGTCCCTGCCGAAGATCGGGCAGCTGTTCGGCAACCGCGACCACACCACGGTCATGTACGCGAACAAGAAGATCACGGAGCTCATGAAGGAGCGCCGGTCGATCTACAACCAGGTCACCGAGCTCACGAGCCGCATCAAGCAGGACCGTCGCTACCGCTGA
- the recF gene encoding DNA replication/repair protein RecF (All proteins in this family for which functions are known are DNA-binding proteins that assist the filamentation of RecA onto DNA for the initiation of recombination or recombinational repair.), whose protein sequence is MHVDHLQLTDFRNYREADVDLARGPNLFVGRNGQGKTNLVEAIGYLSTLGSHRVPTDAALVRQGCDAAIVRARLAHEDRSILAEVQINRTGANRAQVNRSAIKPRELPRYCTSVLFAPEDLALVRGEPAGRRRMLDELLGQIAPRMQGVLADYDRTLRQRNTLLKSARATGAKANALSTLDVWDDRLVGLGAEIVAARDHLTRRLAPFVAEAYATVAGEHHDASIAGVRSIRGGDPEAAAATDPVLGTPDEPVTVAAAAEAFAAALERRRRDELDRGLTLVGPHRDDVLFQLNGLPARGYASHGESWSFALAIQLASASILRAESNLGDPIIILDDVFAELDESRRERLGNAVADYEQVLITAAVFGDVPAQLAAHTVRIEAGTIVTDEAGASRASSPETDATNATNATNATDAADAADATDATEATDATPTPPEADS, encoded by the coding sequence GTGCACGTCGACCATCTCCAACTCACCGACTTCCGGAACTACCGGGAGGCGGACGTCGACCTCGCACGCGGGCCGAACCTGTTCGTCGGACGGAACGGGCAGGGCAAGACCAACCTGGTCGAGGCGATCGGGTACCTGTCCACGCTCGGGTCCCACCGCGTCCCCACCGATGCCGCACTCGTGCGGCAGGGCTGTGACGCCGCGATCGTCCGGGCACGACTCGCGCACGAGGACCGCAGCATCCTCGCCGAGGTGCAGATCAACCGCACGGGTGCGAACCGTGCGCAGGTGAACCGGTCGGCGATCAAGCCCCGTGAACTCCCGCGCTACTGCACCTCCGTGCTTTTCGCGCCCGAGGACCTCGCCTTGGTCCGCGGCGAGCCGGCCGGCCGCCGACGCATGCTCGACGAGCTGCTCGGCCAGATCGCACCGCGGATGCAAGGGGTCCTGGCCGACTACGACCGGACGCTCCGACAGCGGAACACCCTGCTCAAGTCGGCCCGGGCCACGGGAGCGAAGGCGAACGCCCTGTCGACGCTGGACGTCTGGGACGACCGACTCGTCGGACTCGGTGCCGAGATCGTCGCCGCGCGCGACCACCTGACCCGGCGGCTCGCACCGTTCGTCGCCGAGGCCTACGCGACGGTCGCCGGTGAGCACCACGACGCCTCCATCGCCGGGGTGCGCTCCATCCGCGGCGGTGACCCGGAGGCCGCGGCTGCGACGGACCCCGTGCTCGGGACACCGGACGAGCCGGTCACGGTCGCGGCGGCGGCCGAGGCGTTCGCGGCGGCACTCGAGCGACGCCGCCGGGACGAACTCGACCGCGGACTCACCCTCGTCGGCCCGCACCGCGACGACGTGTTGTTCCAGCTGAACGGGTTACCTGCCCGTGGATACGCCAGTCATGGTGAATCCTGGTCGTTCGCGCTCGCGATCCAGCTGGCGAGCGCGTCGATCCTGCGGGCGGAGTCGAACCTCGGTGACCCGATCATCATCCTCGACGACGTGTTCGCCGAACTCGACGAATCCCGACGCGAACGGCTGGGCAACGCGGTGGCGGACTACGAGCAGGTCCTCATCACGGCGGCGGTGTTCGGCGACGTCCCCGCGCAGCTGGCGGCGCACACGGTGCGGATCGAGGCGGGCACGATCGTGACCGACGAGGCGGGCGCGAGCCGCGCCTCCAGTCCGGAGACGGACGCGACCAACGCGACCAACGCGACCAACGCGACCGACGCGGCCGACGCGGCCGACGCGACCGACGCGACGGAAGCGACCGACGCGACGCCGACGCCGCCGGAAGCCGACTCCTGA
- the dnaN gene encoding DNA polymerase III subunit beta, which translates to MKFEVNRDVFSEAVSFAVKLLPQRTTLPILSGVLIHADGDRLTLSSFDYEVSAQTSISAQIDDPGTVLVSGRLLNDIASRLPNAPVTFTTEDSKISVSCGSAHFTLLSMPVEEYPTLPEIGPQTGVIPGDAFSEAVSQVAVAASRDDVTPVITGVQLEVGDNDLSLIATDRYRVAVRTIAWDSGRVGSDPLHALVPARTLQEVGRTFGSASTVSVSISGNSDRELIAFHADDKTVTSLLIKGNYPPVRRLFPENVNDHAVINTAELVEAVRRVSLVLEREAALRFSFTVDGLTLEAIGSEQAQASESISALLTGEETVVSLKPAFLLDGLNAVHSEFVRISFTKTENPNKPGPVLITGQTSQEAAATDGYRYLLQPNLLLR; encoded by the coding sequence GTGAAGTTCGAGGTCAACCGGGACGTCTTCTCCGAAGCCGTCTCCTTCGCGGTGAAACTCCTCCCACAGCGCACGACCCTCCCGATCCTGTCGGGTGTCCTGATCCACGCCGACGGCGATCGTCTGACGCTCTCGTCGTTCGACTACGAGGTCTCGGCGCAGACGTCGATCTCCGCGCAGATCGACGACCCGGGCACGGTCCTGGTCTCCGGCCGGCTCCTGAACGACATCGCGAGCCGACTGCCGAACGCCCCGGTCACCTTCACGACCGAGGACTCGAAGATCTCGGTCTCCTGCGGATCGGCGCACTTCACGCTGCTGTCCATGCCGGTCGAGGAGTACCCGACGCTGCCCGAGATCGGTCCGCAGACCGGGGTGATCCCCGGCGACGCGTTCTCCGAAGCCGTGTCGCAGGTGGCCGTCGCCGCGAGCCGCGACGACGTCACCCCCGTCATCACCGGTGTCCAGCTCGAGGTCGGCGACAACGACCTGTCGCTCATCGCCACCGACCGCTACCGCGTTGCCGTCCGGACCATCGCGTGGGACTCCGGCCGCGTCGGATCGGACCCGCTGCACGCGCTCGTCCCGGCCCGCACCCTGCAGGAGGTCGGCCGGACCTTCGGGTCGGCGTCAACCGTCTCGGTGTCGATCAGCGGCAACTCGGACCGTGAGCTCATCGCGTTCCACGCCGACGACAAGACCGTCACGTCCCTGCTCATCAAGGGCAACTACCCGCCGGTCCGTCGGCTCTTCCCCGAGAACGTCAACGACCACGCGGTCATCAACACCGCCGAGCTGGTCGAAGCCGTCCGACGGGTCTCACTCGTCCTGGAGCGCGAAGCAGCGCTCCGGTTCTCCTTCACGGTCGACGGGCTCACGCTCGAGGCGATCGGATCCGAACAAGCGCAGGCGTCAGAGTCGATCAGTGCGTTGCTGACCGGAGAGGAAACGGTGGTCTCGCTGAAGCCCGCCTTCCTCCTGGACGGACTGAACGCGGTGCACTCCGAGTTCGTCCGCATCTCCTTCACCAAGACGGAGAACCCCAACAAGCCGGGCCCGGTGCTGATCACCGGCCAGACTTCGCAAGAGGCTGCCGCGACCGATGGATACCGGTACCTGCTGCAGCCCAACCTGCTGCTGCGATAG
- the gyrA gene encoding DNA gyrase subunit A: protein MADDNENAPDEQPEIVHGDSGDIVVSGDRISQVDLQLEMQRSYLDYAMSVIVGRALPEVRDGLKPVHRRVIYAMFDGGYRPDRAFSKCSRVVGDVMGQFHPHGDSAIYDALVRLVQPWSLRYPLALGQGNFGSPGNDGAAAPRYTETKMAPLAMEMVRDIDEDTVDFQDNYDGRTQEPAILPARFPNLLVNGSVGIAVGMATNIPPHNLREVAEGAKWALDNPEATREELLAALMQRIKGPDFPTGAQVLGTKGIQDAYRTGRGSITMRAVVNVEEIQGRTCLVVTELPYQVNPDNLAIKIADLVKDGKLAGVADIRDETSGRTGQRLVIVLKRDAVAKVVLNNLYKHTQLQENFGANMLAIVDGVPRTLPLDGFISAWVAHQVDVIVRRTQFRLREAEKRAHILRGYLAALDALDEVIALIRRSPDVEEARTGLMDLLSVDEIQARAILELQLRRLAALERQKIHDEAEELERKIADFQDILGSETRQRTIIRDELEEIVDRFGDDRRTEIMLGYDGDMSMEDLIPEEEMVVTITRGGYVKRTRSDQYRSQHRGGRGVRGAQLRADDIVEHFFVTTTHHWLLFLTDQGRVYRAKAYELQEAGRDAKGQHVANLLAMQPDEQIQQVLDIRDYEVAQYLVLATEHGLVKKTALTEYDTNRTGGIIAINLRDGDKLRQALLVDEHDDLLLVSRQGMSLRFTATNDTLRPMGRSTSGVKGMSFREGDSLLAARVVSDDGFVWVMTEGGYAKRTSVDQYRIQGRGGLGIKVAKLAMDRGDLVGALIVGEDDEVLVVLQSGKVVRSAVAEVPAKGRDTMGVVFARFAENDKIIAVARNTERNLDDQDDAEIEPAGPVETVSPAEAAPDSTDPIDTAPVEDEAGEDQSSNE, encoded by the coding sequence ATGGCTGACGACAACGAGAACGCCCCCGACGAGCAGCCCGAGATCGTCCACGGCGACAGCGGGGACATCGTCGTCTCCGGTGACCGCATCTCACAGGTCGACCTGCAGCTCGAGATGCAGCGTTCCTACCTCGACTACGCGATGTCCGTCATCGTCGGACGTGCACTGCCCGAGGTCCGCGACGGCCTGAAGCCGGTGCACCGCCGCGTGATCTACGCGATGTTCGACGGCGGGTACCGCCCGGACCGTGCGTTCTCGAAGTGCTCCCGCGTCGTCGGTGACGTCATGGGGCAGTTCCACCCGCACGGCGACTCGGCGATCTACGACGCGCTCGTCCGCCTGGTGCAGCCGTGGTCGCTGCGGTACCCGCTCGCGCTCGGCCAGGGCAACTTCGGCTCGCCGGGCAACGACGGCGCCGCTGCTCCGCGGTACACCGAGACCAAGATGGCACCGCTCGCCATGGAGATGGTCCGGGACATCGACGAGGACACCGTCGACTTCCAGGACAACTACGACGGTCGGACACAGGAGCCCGCGATCCTGCCGGCTCGGTTCCCGAACCTGCTGGTCAACGGCTCCGTCGGCATCGCGGTCGGCATGGCGACGAACATCCCGCCGCACAACCTGCGCGAGGTCGCCGAGGGCGCGAAGTGGGCGCTCGACAACCCCGAGGCCACGCGTGAGGAACTCCTCGCCGCGCTCATGCAGCGGATCAAGGGACCGGACTTCCCGACCGGTGCGCAGGTGCTCGGCACCAAGGGCATCCAGGACGCCTACCGCACCGGCCGTGGTTCGATCACGATGCGCGCCGTCGTCAACGTCGAGGAGATCCAGGGCCGCACCTGCCTCGTCGTCACCGAGCTGCCGTACCAGGTCAACCCGGACAACCTCGCGATCAAGATCGCCGACCTGGTCAAGGACGGCAAGCTCGCCGGCGTCGCGGACATCCGCGACGAGACCTCGGGTCGTACCGGCCAGCGCCTCGTCATCGTGCTCAAGCGCGACGCCGTGGCCAAGGTCGTGCTGAACAACCTGTACAAGCACACGCAGCTGCAGGAGAACTTCGGCGCGAACATGCTCGCGATCGTCGACGGGGTGCCCCGCACCCTGCCGCTCGACGGGTTCATCTCGGCGTGGGTCGCGCACCAGGTGGACGTCATCGTCCGCCGCACCCAGTTCCGCCTCCGCGAAGCCGAGAAGCGCGCGCACATCCTGCGTGGCTACCTCGCAGCACTCGATGCCCTCGACGAGGTCATCGCGCTCATCCGCCGGTCGCCCGACGTCGAAGAGGCCCGCACCGGCCTGATGGACCTGCTGTCCGTCGACGAGATCCAGGCGCGCGCGATCCTCGAACTCCAGCTCCGTCGCCTGGCTGCCCTCGAGCGCCAGAAGATCCACGACGAGGCCGAGGAACTCGAGCGCAAGATCGCCGACTTCCAGGACATCCTGGGGTCGGAGACCCGGCAGCGCACGATCATCCGCGACGAGCTCGAGGAGATCGTCGACCGCTTCGGCGACGACCGCCGCACCGAGATCATGCTCGGCTACGACGGCGACATGTCGATGGAAGACCTCATCCCCGAAGAGGAGATGGTCGTCACCATCACCCGCGGCGGGTACGTCAAGCGCACGCGCAGCGACCAGTACCGCTCGCAGCACCGCGGTGGCCGTGGCGTGCGGGGCGCCCAGCTCCGCGCCGACGACATCGTCGAGCACTTCTTCGTCACGACGACGCACCACTGGTTGCTGTTCCTGACCGACCAGGGCCGGGTCTACCGCGCCAAGGCGTACGAGCTGCAGGAAGCCGGCCGCGACGCCAAGGGCCAGCACGTCGCGAACCTGCTCGCCATGCAGCCGGACGAGCAGATCCAGCAGGTGCTCGACATCCGTGACTACGAGGTCGCCCAGTACCTCGTGCTCGCGACCGAGCACGGCCTGGTGAAGAAGACCGCGCTCACCGAGTACGACACGAACCGCACCGGCGGCATCATCGCGATCAACCTGCGTGACGGCGACAAGCTCCGGCAGGCACTGCTCGTCGACGAGCACGACGACCTGCTGCTCGTCTCACGTCAGGGCATGTCGCTCCGGTTCACCGCGACGAACGACACCCTGCGGCCGATGGGCCGATCGACCTCCGGCGTGAAGGGCATGTCCTTCCGCGAGGGCGACTCGCTGCTCGCAGCACGGGTGGTCTCGGACGACGGTTTCGTCTGGGTGATGACCGAGGGCGGCTACGCCAAGCGCACCTCCGTCGACCAGTACCGCATCCAGGGTCGTGGCGGGCTCGGGATCAAGGTGGCCAAGTTGGCCATGGACCGGGGCGACCTTGTGGGTGCTCTCATCGTCGGTGAGGACGACGAGGTGCTCGTCGTGCTGCAATCGGGCAAGGTGGTAAGGTCTGCCGTGGCCGAGGTGCCCGCCAAGGGCCGTGACACGATGGGTGTCGTCTTCGCGAGGTTCGCGGAGAACGACAAGATCATCGCCGTGGCCCGGAACACAGAGCGGAACCTGGACGACCAGGACGACGCCGAGATCGAGCCCGCGGGCCCGGTGGAGACGGTCAGCCCTGCCGAAGCGGCCCCGGACTCCACTGATCCCATCGACACCGCGCCCGTCGAAGACGAGGCCGGAGAGGACCAGTCAAGCAATGAGTAG
- the gnd gene encoding phosphogluconate dehydrogenase (NAD(+)-dependent, decarboxylating), with protein MHIGLVGLGRMGNNMRARLRNAGIEVTGYDANPAVSDVASLADLASALPEGQRLVWVMVPHGKITDDVITELAGVLNEGDLVIDGGNSKWLDDTTHAEQLGARGIRYMDVGVSGGVWGKDNGYGLMVGGDVKDVEFAMPVFDALRPEGPREEGFSHAGPIGAGHYAKMVHNGIEYAIMQAYGEGYELLEAKDLITDVPAVFAGWQRGTVVRSWLLDLMVLALNEDPKLDELEGYVEDSGEGRWTLEEGIELAVPMPALSASIFARFVSRQGSASPTMKAVAALRNQFGGHAVKKS; from the coding sequence ATGCACATCGGTCTTGTCGGCCTTGGTCGCATGGGCAACAACATGCGTGCCCGTCTCCGCAACGCAGGGATCGAGGTCACCGGTTACGACGCCAACCCCGCCGTCTCCGACGTCGCGAGCCTCGCAGACCTGGCGAGCGCCCTGCCCGAGGGTCAGCGACTCGTCTGGGTGATGGTGCCGCACGGCAAGATCACCGACGACGTCATCACCGAACTCGCCGGCGTCCTGAACGAGGGCGACCTCGTCATCGACGGCGGCAACTCGAAGTGGCTCGACGACACCACGCACGCCGAGCAGCTCGGTGCGCGCGGCATCCGGTACATGGACGTCGGTGTCTCCGGCGGCGTGTGGGGCAAGGACAACGGCTACGGCCTCATGGTCGGCGGTGACGTCAAGGACGTCGAGTTCGCGATGCCGGTCTTCGACGCACTGCGCCCCGAGGGCCCGCGCGAAGAGGGCTTCTCGCACGCCGGCCCGATCGGCGCCGGTCACTACGCCAAGATGGTCCACAACGGCATCGAGTACGCGATCATGCAGGCGTACGGCGAGGGCTACGAGCTCCTCGAGGCCAAGGACCTGATCACGGACGTCCCCGCGGTGTTCGCCGGGTGGCAGCGCGGAACGGTCGTCCGTTCCTGGCTGCTCGACCTCATGGTCCTGGCCCTCAACGAAGACCCGAAGCTCGACGAGCTCGAGGGCTACGTCGAGGACTCGGGCGAGGGTCGCTGGACGCTGGAAGAGGGCATCGAGCTCGCCGTGCCGATGCCGGCACTGTCGGCGTCGATCTTCGCGCGCTTCGTCTCGCGTCAGGGCAGCGCGTCCCCGACGATGAAGGCCGTCGCGGCGCTCCGCAACCAGTTCGGCGGTCACGCCGTCAAGAAGTCCTAG
- a CDS encoding DUF3566 domain-containing protein, which yields MSSVAEKLQKKAKRPVGTRQVRLRLVYVDFWSMVKLSFLIALAGSIVIVVATALVWVILNQTGVFTQVDALLKDVTGQNSYSIMDQFSLGQVLGFSIVVGILNVVVGTVLGAIVSVLYNLSVRITGGLLVGFTNN from the coding sequence ATGAGTAGTGTCGCCGAGAAGCTCCAGAAGAAGGCGAAGCGACCCGTCGGCACCCGCCAGGTGCGGTTGCGGCTGGTCTACGTCGACTTCTGGTCGATGGTGAAGCTCAGCTTCCTCATCGCCCTGGCCGGCAGCATCGTGATCGTGGTCGCCACGGCGCTGGTGTGGGTCATCCTCAACCAGACGGGCGTGTTCACGCAGGTCGACGCCCTGTTGAAGGACGTCACCGGGCAGAACAGTTACTCGATCATGGACCAGTTCTCACTGGGTCAGGTGCTCGGGTTCTCCATCGTCGTGGGCATCCTCAACGTGGTCGTCGGCACCGTGCTCGGCGCCATCGTGAGTGTCCTCTACAACCTCAGTGTCCGCATCACCGGCGGCTTGCTCGTCGGCTTCACGAACAACTGA
- a CDS encoding DUF721 domain-containing protein has product MPRPWKPTEPSRVYRHLRAVFGDPSKRGVDARRRRSREFDADTVPYGRGREPRGLGDVVGSLANELGWTEPLARSELFVDWPSVVGEELAKHSTPVTIDDGALVIRCDSTAWATQLRLMRASVTTTIAERHPEAGVESIRVSGPDVPTWKRGPRTVQGRGPRDTYG; this is encoded by the coding sequence ATGCCCCGCCCCTGGAAGCCGACGGAACCGTCCCGCGTCTACCGCCACCTCCGCGCCGTCTTCGGCGACCCGTCGAAGCGCGGGGTGGACGCCCGCCGCCGTCGCTCCCGCGAGTTCGACGCCGACACCGTCCCCTACGGCCGTGGCCGTGAACCCCGGGGACTCGGCGACGTCGTCGGATCCCTGGCCAACGAACTCGGGTGGACCGAACCCCTGGCCCGCTCGGAGCTCTTCGTCGACTGGCCCAGCGTCGTCGGCGAGGAACTCGCGAAGCACTCCACCCCGGTGACCATCGACGATGGTGCGCTGGTCATCCGGTGCGACTCGACGGCCTGGGCGACACAGCTCCGGCTCATGCGTGCGAGCGTCACGACGACGATCGCCGAGCGGCACCCGGAAGCCGGGGTCGAGTCGATCCGGGTTTCGGGGCCGGACGTCCCCACCTGGAAACGCGGCCCCAGGACGGTCCAGGGGCGCGGTCCTCGCGACACCTACGGTTGA
- the gyrB gene encoding DNA topoisomerase (ATP-hydrolyzing) subunit B — protein sequence MASESEDDPQNPLDAETPQSEPSYGADQIQVLEGLEAVRKRPGMYIGSTGPRGLHHLVQEIVDNSVDEALAGYCDTIDVTIREDGGVRVVDNGRGIPVGIHAAEGVSTVQVVLTVLHAGGKFGGGAYAVSGGLHGVGSSVVNALSSELDVEVRQQGHVWRQSYTDGVPVAPLTKDEPSDEHGTTITFWPNAEIFETVVFDYETLRTRFQQMAFLNKGLRINLRDERTPEEGEEARNDSFMYERGLADYVEYINAQKKADLVHPDVIGFESEDTERKIALEVAMQWNTSYQESVHTFANTINTHEGGTHEEGFRAALTTLVNRYARETKIIKEKDDNLTGDDIREGLTAVISVKLGEPQFEGQTKTKLGNTEAKSFVQRVVGTELTHWFESNPTQARDVVRKAIQASQARLAARKARETTRRKGLLESGGMPGKLKDCQSKDPTLSEIFMVEGDSAGGSAVQGRNPMTQAILPLRGKILNVEKARLDRALANQEIQSMITAFGAGIGEDFDPDKARYHKIVLMADADVDGQHITTLLLTLLFRYMRPLIERGYVYLAQPPLYRLKWSNAAHEYVFSDRERDALMQSGIAAGKRIPKDNGIQRYKGLGEMDYKELWDTTMNPDTRTLLQVTLEDAAAVDSTFSTLMGEDVDARRQFIQQNAKDVRFLDI from the coding sequence ATGGCATCAGAATCTGAAGACGACCCGCAGAACCCGCTCGACGCGGAGACCCCGCAGAGCGAACCGTCCTACGGAGCAGACCAGATTCAGGTGCTCGAGGGGCTCGAGGCGGTCCGCAAGCGTCCCGGTATGTACATCGGTTCGACGGGGCCCCGCGGTCTGCACCACCTGGTCCAGGAGATCGTCGACAACTCCGTCGACGAGGCCCTCGCCGGGTACTGCGACACCATCGACGTCACCATCCGTGAAGACGGTGGCGTCCGCGTGGTCGACAACGGCCGTGGCATCCCGGTCGGCATCCACGCGGCCGAGGGCGTCTCGACCGTCCAGGTCGTCCTGACCGTCCTGCACGCCGGCGGCAAGTTCGGCGGCGGCGCGTACGCGGTCTCCGGTGGTCTGCACGGTGTCGGTTCGTCCGTCGTGAACGCGCTGAGCTCCGAGCTCGACGTCGAGGTCCGCCAGCAGGGCCACGTCTGGCGCCAGAGCTACACCGACGGCGTCCCGGTCGCACCGCTGACCAAGGACGAGCCGTCCGACGAGCACGGCACCACGATCACCTTCTGGCCGAACGCCGAGATCTTCGAGACCGTCGTCTTCGACTACGAGACCCTGCGCACGCGCTTCCAGCAGATGGCCTTCCTCAACAAGGGCCTGCGGATCAACCTGCGCGACGAGCGCACCCCGGAAGAAGGGGAAGAGGCTCGCAACGACTCCTTCATGTACGAGCGCGGTCTCGCCGACTACGTCGAGTACATCAACGCGCAGAAGAAGGCCGACCTCGTCCACCCGGACGTCATCGGCTTCGAGTCCGAGGACACCGAGCGCAAGATCGCGCTCGAGGTCGCGATGCAGTGGAACACCTCGTACCAGGAGAGCGTCCACACCTTCGCGAACACGATCAACACGCACGAGGGCGGCACGCACGAAGAAGGCTTCCGTGCTGCGCTCACGACGCTCGTCAACCGCTACGCGCGCGAGACGAAGATCATCAAGGAGAAGGACGACAACCTCACGGGTGACGACATCCGTGAAGGACTGACGGCGGTCATCTCCGTGAAGCTCGGCGAGCCGCAGTTCGAGGGCCAGACGAAGACCAAGCTCGGCAACACCGAGGCGAAGTCGTTCGTCCAGCGCGTCGTCGGCACCGAACTCACGCACTGGTTCGAGAGCAACCCGACGCAGGCCCGCGACGTCGTCCGCAAGGCGATCCAGGCGTCCCAGGCACGGCTCGCGGCCCGCAAGGCCCGTGAGACCACGCGTCGCAAGGGCCTGCTCGAGTCGGGCGGCATGCCCGGCAAGCTGAAGGACTGCCAGTCGAAGGACCCGACCCTGTCGGAGATCTTCATGGTCGAGGGTGACTCCGCCGGCGGTTCCGCCGTGCAGGGCCGCAACCCGATGACCCAGGCGATCCTGCCCCTGCGCGGCAAGATCCTGAACGTCGAGAAGGCGCGGCTCGACCGTGCGCTCGCGAACCAGGAGATCCAGTCGATGATCACGGCGTTCGGCGCCGGCATCGGTGAGGACTTCGACCCGGACAAGGCCCGGTACCACAAGATCGTGCTGATGGCCGATGCCGATGTCGACGGCCAGCACATCACCACGCTGCTGCTCACCCTGCTGTTCCGCTACATGCGTCCGCTCATCGAGCGCGGCTACGTGTACCTCGCGCAGCCGCCGCTGTACCGCCTGAAGTGGTCGAACGCGGCGCACGAGTACGTGTTCAGCGACCGGGAGCGCGACGCCCTGATGCAGTCGGGCATCGCCGCCGGCAAGCGGATCCCGAAGGACAACGGCATCCAGCGCTACAAGGGCCTCGGCGAGATGGACTACAAGGAGCTCTGGGACACCACGATGAACCCGGACACCCGCACGCTCCTGCAGGTCACGCTCGAGGACGCCGCCGCGGTGGACAGCACGTTCTCGACGCTGATGGGTGAAGACGTCGACGCACGTCGCCAGTTCATCCAGCAGAACGCCAAGGACGTCCGCTTCTTGGACATCTGA